One genomic segment of Natrononativus amylolyticus includes these proteins:
- a CDS encoding PPOX class F420-dependent oxidoreductase produces MESIPAEYDDLFDRKTFAQFATIMPDGTPQVTPVWIDRDEAGYVLVNTARSRQKERNVAREPKVGLSIPDPEDPYRYLSIRGVVEEITTEGAVEQIDRLTQRYFGEEEYPHHGEEVGERVILRIRPDRVVTSSR; encoded by the coding sequence ATGGAGTCGATCCCGGCGGAGTACGACGACCTGTTCGACCGGAAGACGTTCGCCCAGTTCGCGACGATCATGCCCGACGGCACCCCGCAGGTGACGCCGGTCTGGATCGACCGGGACGAGGCGGGGTACGTCCTCGTCAACACCGCTCGGAGTCGGCAGAAAGAGCGCAACGTCGCCCGCGAACCGAAGGTCGGGCTGTCGATTCCCGATCCCGAAGACCCCTACCGCTACCTCTCGATTCGCGGCGTAGTCGAGGAGATCACGACCGAGGGGGCGGTCGAACAGATCGACCGACTCACGCAGCGGTACTTCGGCGAGGAGGAGTATCCCCACCACGGCGAGGAGGTCGGCGAGCGGGTGATCCTCCGCATCCGTCCCGACCGCGTCGTGACGAGTTCGCGGTAG
- a CDS encoding helix-turn-helix domain-containing protein: MSMSTADDPNAVAEQTLSDAEYRERLRDLPPSAKLVAKVLESDSPLSQGQLAEESLLPDRTVRYALNRLEDVDLVSSRYSFRDARKQVYYLAR; the protein is encoded by the coding sequence ATGAGCATGAGTACCGCAGACGACCCCAACGCAGTTGCCGAACAGACGCTGTCCGACGCCGAATACCGGGAGCGTCTCCGTGATCTCCCCCCGAGTGCGAAACTCGTCGCGAAGGTTCTCGAGTCCGACTCGCCGCTCTCTCAGGGCCAACTCGCCGAGGAGTCGCTGCTTCCCGACCGCACCGTACGCTACGCGCTGAACCGCCTCGAGGACGTCGACCTCGTGAGCTCCCGCTACAGCTTCCGCGACGCGCGCAAGCAGGTCTACTACCTCGCCCGGTAA
- a CDS encoding NAD(P)/FAD-dependent oxidoreductase, whose protein sequence is MTADPAFSVDAEAPPDRGAGLEVAVVGAGAVGATAAYDLARQGAAVTLYERGKIASGSSGRAAGVCYNAFADPLDAEIGSEAIERFRQLSGDDTFPFVECPYVWLAREGDDRRAAAIREQVPRMQAAGVVALEMTPDELAERFPALRTDDVAVAAVAGAAGHTDPARYTACLAAAASGAGATIETDAAVAVRTDPARVVRDGVEREFDAVVVAAGAHTKRVLAAAGRSIATKPYRVQALTAAADLAEPMCYDATDGFYCRPHPTGILAGNGTEEIEADPDGYDREANPGFADDLLSRIEHRLPGLEPALERAWAGLCTATPDRDPLVGELEDGLYVATGFQGHGFMRAPAIGRRLADEVLGDDGIEAFDPTRFTGEEEFEIVEGMTVEERL, encoded by the coding sequence ATGACGGCCGACCCGGCGTTCTCCGTCGACGCCGAGGCGCCCCCGGACCGGGGCGCCGGCCTCGAGGTCGCCGTCGTCGGCGCGGGTGCCGTCGGCGCGACGGCGGCCTACGACCTCGCCCGCCAGGGGGCGGCCGTCACGCTGTACGAGCGCGGCAAGATCGCGAGCGGCTCGAGCGGCCGCGCGGCCGGCGTCTGTTACAACGCGTTCGCGGACCCGCTCGACGCCGAGATCGGTAGCGAGGCGATCGAGCGCTTCCGACAGCTGTCGGGCGACGACACGTTCCCGTTCGTCGAGTGCCCCTACGTCTGGCTCGCCCGCGAGGGCGACGACCGCCGCGCGGCGGCGATCCGCGAACAGGTGCCGCGGATGCAGGCGGCGGGCGTGGTCGCCCTCGAGATGACCCCCGACGAGCTGGCCGAGCGGTTTCCGGCGCTGCGAACCGACGACGTGGCCGTCGCGGCCGTCGCCGGCGCCGCGGGTCACACCGATCCGGCGCGGTACACGGCCTGTCTCGCCGCGGCGGCGAGCGGCGCCGGCGCGACGATCGAGACGGACGCGGCGGTCGCGGTGCGGACCGACCCTGCGCGCGTCGTCCGCGACGGAGTCGAACGCGAGTTCGACGCCGTGGTCGTCGCGGCGGGCGCGCACACGAAGCGGGTGCTCGCGGCGGCCGGACGCTCGATCGCGACGAAACCCTACCGGGTGCAGGCGCTGACCGCGGCGGCCGACCTGGCCGAACCGATGTGTTACGACGCGACCGACGGCTTCTACTGTCGACCACACCCGACCGGCATCCTCGCCGGTAACGGGACCGAGGAGATCGAGGCCGACCCCGACGGCTACGACCGCGAGGCGAACCCCGGGTTCGCCGATGACCTCCTCTCGCGGATCGAGCACCGGCTGCCGGGGCTCGAGCCCGCCCTCGAACGCGCCTGGGCGGGGCTGTGTACGGCGACGCCGGATCGCGACCCGCTGGTCGGCGAACTCGAGGACGGGCTGTACGTCGCCACCGGGTTCCAGGGTCACGGCTTCATGCGCGCGCCGGCGATCGGGAGGCGGCTCGCCGACGAGGTGCTCGGCGACGACGGCATCGAGGCGTTCGATCCGACGCGGTTCACCGGCGAGGAAGAGTTCGAGATCGTCGAAGGGATGACCGTCGAGGAGCGGCTGTAG
- a CDS encoding YkgJ family cysteine cluster protein has translation MNSLETDLERARDLDVRQLADAIESIGFECTRCGACCKGLEEEHTATVFPDEVRELGEATAESGEYDWRDVARPMPYGLENGGGETFEWALQTDACGDCAFYEERDGTGACVAHENRPLICRTYPFSVAFASDGSPDRTSQPMGEAVDSVALGANRETGGEAATVRAHECEGLGRDISRTDAEELARALKERAVRDLEEAIGVRDNYVPVDRGADAVVVHDSEGAKRIDGTRLEE, from the coding sequence GTGAACTCCCTCGAGACCGACCTCGAGCGCGCCCGCGACCTCGACGTTCGCCAGCTGGCCGACGCCATCGAGTCGATCGGCTTCGAGTGCACCCGCTGTGGCGCCTGCTGTAAGGGACTCGAGGAGGAGCACACGGCCACGGTGTTCCCCGACGAGGTGCGGGAACTCGGCGAGGCGACGGCCGAGAGCGGCGAGTACGACTGGCGCGACGTCGCCCGCCCGATGCCGTACGGACTCGAAAACGGCGGGGGTGAAACCTTCGAGTGGGCGCTGCAGACGGACGCCTGCGGCGACTGCGCCTTCTACGAGGAACGCGACGGCACCGGCGCCTGCGTCGCCCACGAGAACCGACCGTTGATCTGTCGGACCTACCCGTTCAGCGTCGCCTTCGCGAGCGACGGCTCGCCCGACCGGACCAGCCAGCCGATGGGCGAGGCCGTCGACAGCGTCGCACTCGGAGCGAACCGGGAAACCGGCGGTGAGGCGGCGACGGTTCGCGCCCACGAGTGCGAGGGGCTCGGCCGCGACATCTCGCGGACCGACGCCGAGGAACTGGCGCGGGCGCTCAAAGAGCGGGCCGTCCGCGACCTCGAGGAGGCGATCGGCGTCCGGGACAACTACGTGCCCGTCGATCGCGGGGCGGACGCGGTGGTCGTCCACGACTCCGAGGGCGCCAAACGGATCGACGGAACGCGACTCGAGGAGTAA
- a CDS encoding glycosyltransferase family 2 protein, with protein sequence MKLSVVVSTLNGREPLLACLDALRERTPARTEVVVVNGPSSDGTTGAVRDRDDVDVLVEISERNPNVSRNAGIANATGDVIAFLRDEYAIRAAWYEAIETAAEAGADVVTGPVSGEPAHESDPKTSRSVGGRTVASFDGDNVALSRAALEALDGFDEYLVVGGARDCAHRLGALEFDVTWSAEMAVRRDVGTDGGRATPDWGDRYRSLAYRLAKNYGPRPTAVARTAGSALRDGLGSTRAVVTGEATPTGWFGNGTAVLTNALGGFRDGLRARYRDRTERRNPNGVSARRDRAVRVYDRR encoded by the coding sequence ATGAAGCTCTCGGTAGTCGTCTCGACGCTGAACGGCCGAGAGCCCCTGCTGGCGTGTCTCGACGCCCTGCGCGAGCGAACGCCCGCTCGGACGGAGGTCGTCGTCGTCAACGGCCCCTCCTCCGACGGGACGACCGGCGCGGTCCGCGACCGGGACGACGTCGACGTGCTCGTCGAGATCTCCGAACGCAACCCGAACGTCTCGAGAAACGCCGGCATCGCGAACGCCACGGGTGACGTGATCGCGTTCCTGCGCGACGAGTACGCGATCAGGGCCGCCTGGTACGAGGCGATCGAGACGGCGGCCGAAGCCGGTGCCGACGTCGTCACCGGCCCCGTCTCCGGCGAACCCGCCCACGAGTCGGACCCGAAGACGTCACGGAGCGTCGGCGGCCGAACGGTAGCGTCGTTCGACGGCGACAACGTCGCCCTCTCGCGGGCGGCACTCGAGGCGCTCGACGGCTTCGACGAGTACCTCGTCGTCGGCGGCGCCCGCGACTGTGCCCACCGGCTCGGCGCCCTCGAGTTCGACGTCACTTGGAGCGCGGAGATGGCCGTCAGACGCGACGTCGGGACCGACGGCGGGCGGGCGACCCCGGACTGGGGTGACCGTTACCGCTCGCTCGCCTACCGGCTGGCGAAGAACTACGGGCCGCGGCCGACGGCGGTCGCCCGAACCGCCGGAAGCGCCCTGCGAGACGGTCTCGGAAGCACGCGCGCGGTCGTCACCGGGGAGGCGACGCCGACCGGCTGGTTCGGTAACGGAACGGCGGTCCTCACGAACGCTCTCGGCGGGTTTCGGGACGGGCTCCGGGCGCGGTACCGGGACCGCACGGAGCGGCGCAACCCGAACGGCGTCTCGGCGCGGCGCGACCGTGCCGTGAGAGTGTACGACCGACGGTAG
- a CDS encoding radical SAM protein, whose protein sequence is MTDPGSLSVTLVDGYVDEPAHFGVPPYVSTYPRYTAGALVDAGVPPERITYHTIDGLRDEPDRWRDVDEADLLIYLGGMTVPGKYVGGTPAEPDEVRKLAWTASGTSLMGGPVKFGVGDENAGATETERRDLDFDFVAKGDVEAAAYDLVESGLEGFNNRMRDVSEVSRWAERGAFVIEQHPNHPEYLICELETSRGCAYRCSFCTEPLYGNPSFRPPESVVSEVDALSNYGARHFRIGRQADILAYGGDGEAPNPDALRELYGGIREVAPDLETLHLDNMNPITIAEWPEASREGIRIIAEHNTPGDTAAFGLESADPVVQTENNLNVTAEECFEAVRIVNEEAGWRPGGPREPLPADGASGGAASTGGDRPNVGSDAPNRLPKLLPGINLLHGLKGEREETYERNLEFLHRVYDEGLMLRRVNIRQVMAFSGTEMSETGASIALEHKKLFKRYKRQVREEIDNPMLARVAPPGTLLSDVHLEYHRDGRTFGRQLGTYPLLVAIPGERPLGAVVDVAVVDHGYRSVTGVPYPLDLNAASIDELTAIPGIGSKRAGDVVVNRPYEALGDVGIDAEVDLSRFATVRSPERAD, encoded by the coding sequence ATGACAGACCCCGGATCGCTCTCGGTGACGCTGGTCGACGGCTACGTCGACGAACCGGCACACTTCGGGGTTCCGCCGTACGTCTCGACGTACCCGCGCTACACGGCCGGCGCGCTCGTCGACGCGGGCGTTCCGCCCGAGCGGATCACCTACCACACGATCGACGGTCTGCGCGACGAACCCGACCGCTGGCGGGACGTCGACGAGGCCGACCTGCTGATCTACCTCGGCGGGATGACCGTCCCCGGCAAGTACGTCGGCGGCACCCCCGCAGAGCCCGACGAGGTCCGAAAGCTGGCCTGGACCGCGAGCGGCACGAGCCTGATGGGCGGTCCCGTCAAGTTCGGCGTCGGCGACGAGAACGCGGGCGCGACCGAAACCGAGCGTCGGGACCTCGACTTCGACTTCGTCGCGAAGGGTGACGTCGAGGCCGCGGCCTACGACCTCGTCGAGAGCGGGCTCGAGGGCTTTAACAACCGGATGCGGGACGTCTCGGAGGTCTCCCGGTGGGCCGAACGGGGCGCGTTCGTAATCGAACAGCACCCCAACCATCCGGAGTACCTCATCTGCGAACTCGAGACCTCGCGGGGCTGTGCCTACCGCTGTTCGTTCTGTACCGAGCCGCTGTACGGCAATCCCTCGTTCCGACCGCCGGAGAGCGTCGTGAGCGAGGTCGACGCGCTCTCGAATTACGGCGCCCGACACTTCCGGATCGGCCGGCAGGCCGACATCCTCGCCTACGGCGGCGACGGCGAGGCACCGAACCCCGACGCGCTCCGGGAACTGTACGGGGGGATTCGCGAGGTGGCACCCGACCTCGAGACGCTCCACCTCGACAACATGAACCCGATCACGATCGCCGAGTGGCCCGAGGCGAGCCGGGAGGGAATCCGGATCATCGCCGAGCACAACACGCCCGGCGACACGGCGGCGTTCGGCCTCGAGTCCGCAGACCCCGTCGTCCAGACGGAGAACAACCTCAACGTTACCGCCGAGGAGTGTTTCGAGGCGGTACGGATCGTCAACGAGGAGGCGGGGTGGCGGCCGGGCGGGCCGCGGGAACCGCTGCCCGCCGACGGAGCGAGCGGCGGAGCCGCGAGCACGGGCGGGGACAGGCCGAACGTCGGTTCGGACGCCCCGAACCGACTGCCGAAGCTCCTCCCCGGCATCAACTTGCTTCACGGCCTCAAGGGCGAGCGCGAGGAGACCTACGAGCGCAACCTCGAGTTCCTCCATCGGGTGTACGACGAGGGGCTGATGCTCCGGCGGGTGAACATCCGGCAGGTGATGGCCTTTTCGGGCACCGAGATGTCCGAAACCGGCGCGAGCATCGCTCTGGAGCACAAGAAACTGTTCAAACGGTACAAGCGGCAGGTCCGCGAAGAGATCGACAACCCGATGCTCGCCCGCGTCGCCCCGCCCGGAACGCTGCTGTCGGACGTCCACCTCGAGTACCACCGGGACGGGCGGACGTTCGGCCGCCAGCTCGGCACCTATCCGCTGCTGGTCGCGATCCCCGGCGAGCGGCCGCTCGGAGCGGTCGTCGACGTCGCCGTCGTCGACCACGGCTACCGCTCGGTCACCGGCGTCCCCTACCCCCTCGACCTCAACGCCGCCTCGATCGACGAACTCACCGCGATCCCCGGTATCGGGAGCAAGCGCGCGGGCGACGTCGTCGTCAACCGCCCCTACGAGGCGCTCGGCGACGTCGGCATCGACGCCGAGGTCGATCTCTCGCGGTTCGCGACCGTCCGCTCGCCCGAACGGGCCGACTGA
- a CDS encoding creatininase family protein translates to MTPLAEQTTTAAADALEAAEVAVLPTGSTEQHGPALPLGMDHMAAHAFADTVTERDDAVVLPTIPVGVSVHHRQFDGTLYVSEETFEAYVEETLSSLAEHGVRKAVVVNGHGGNSAALRRAARTLRQDEVAFAPPWNWWDSVTELSGELFDEAGGHADAMESSLLWHVREELIDPDELAAAEAGASEGWGETVHGAALGFDTIDFSESGAVGEPTQADPEKGERLFEAASEELHALLDWLVDRPFAECWSRPHR, encoded by the coding sequence ATGACACCGCTTGCCGAACAGACGACGACGGCGGCCGCCGACGCGCTCGAGGCCGCCGAGGTCGCCGTCCTCCCGACTGGCAGCACCGAACAGCACGGACCGGCCCTCCCGCTCGGTATGGATCACATGGCCGCCCACGCGTTCGCCGACACGGTCACCGAGCGCGACGACGCGGTCGTCCTCCCGACGATCCCGGTCGGCGTCAGCGTCCACCACCGCCAGTTCGACGGCACGCTGTACGTGAGCGAGGAGACGTTCGAAGCCTACGTCGAGGAGACGCTCTCGAGTCTCGCCGAACACGGCGTCCGAAAGGCCGTCGTCGTCAACGGCCACGGCGGCAACTCGGCGGCGCTGCGCCGGGCGGCCCGCACGCTTCGGCAGGACGAAGTCGCGTTCGCCCCGCCGTGGAACTGGTGGGACAGCGTCACCGAACTGTCCGGAGAGCTGTTCGACGAGGCCGGCGGCCACGCCGACGCGATGGAGTCGAGCCTGCTCTGGCACGTCCGTGAGGAGCTGATCGACCCCGACGAGCTCGCAGCCGCCGAAGCCGGCGCGAGCGAGGGGTGGGGCGAGACGGTCCACGGCGCCGCCCTGGGCTTCGACACGATCGACTTCTCCGAGAGCGGCGCGGTCGGCGAGCCGACCCAGGCGGATCCCGAGAAGGGCGAGCGGCTGTTCGAGGCCGCAAGCGAGGAACTGCACGCGCTGCTCGACTGGCTCGTCGACAGACCGTTCGCCGAGTGCTGGTCGCGGCCGCACAGATGA
- a CDS encoding MBL fold metallo-hydrolase, whose translation MEVARCPVPVDTYAPGGATNAYVLGSRPAVLVDPAGRTADLDRLVREGEIAHIVLTHTHPDHVGAVADYAAETGATVWARRGRTAQFAAATGIEPDRCYDSGTRLPLGDDAVTLLETPGHAPEHTAVVAGEGGPVLCGDCAVREGSVVVGAPEGDMRAYLSTLRRLWATNPPRLYPGHGPVIDDPRGTCERLIAHRLERERRIEAAVDGGARTLEAVLDAAYEKDLAGVRDLARATVVAHLEKLAVEGAVGWDPARETVAPR comes from the coding sequence ATGGAGGTCGCCCGCTGTCCGGTTCCCGTCGACACGTACGCCCCCGGTGGAGCCACGAACGCCTACGTTCTCGGCTCGAGGCCGGCCGTCCTCGTCGACCCCGCGGGCCGAACCGCAGACCTCGACCGCCTCGTTCGCGAGGGCGAAATCGCCCACATCGTCCTGACTCACACCCACCCCGACCACGTCGGCGCGGTCGCCGACTACGCCGCGGAGACCGGTGCGACCGTCTGGGCGCGACGAGGCCGAACGGCACAGTTCGCCGCGGCGACGGGGATCGAACCCGACCGGTGCTACGACTCCGGAACGCGACTTCCACTCGGTGACGATGCGGTCACGCTCCTCGAGACGCCGGGCCACGCACCCGAGCACACGGCGGTCGTCGCCGGCGAGGGCGGCCCCGTCCTCTGTGGCGACTGCGCCGTCCGCGAGGGAAGCGTCGTCGTCGGCGCCCCGGAGGGCGATATGCGCGCGTACCTGAGCACGCTCCGGCGGCTGTGGGCGACGAACCCGCCGCGGCTGTACCCCGGTCACGGCCCGGTAATCGACGACCCGCGCGGGACCTGCGAGCGCCTCATTGCCCACCGTCTCGAGCGCGAGCGCCGGATCGAAGCGGCCGTCGACGGCGGCGCCCGCACGCTCGAGGCGGTGCTGGACGCCGCCTACGAGAAGGACCTCGCCGGGGTTCGCGACCTCGCGCGGGCGACCGTCGTCGCCCACCTCGAGAAGCTGGCCGTCGAGGGCGCCGTCGGGTGGGACCCCGCCCGCGAGACTGTCGCCCCGCGCTGA
- a CDS encoding DUF7388 family protein yields MLTNASGSAVSRAGLDALAIKPAECDVSTAATVPVDTVAVDYEGRDHLPDAETLAALAAETEVRLTTPVRADGFDPLGDDSLLADLPAAVGRVLVAGHPAYLTEEERTRAVAPRLGAALESAPDAWVGTESVERVAMATGAAQYDLLSRTTLRELRALRAAGFDGEIAVYAPTVLTDDDDLVLEAVGAYVARRRPVASALPEGAKTDASATGRAREVLLAAARDYALVGSETAVRSQADALREAGATTVVGYPAAGLESLLE; encoded by the coding sequence ATGTTAACGAACGCGAGCGGCAGCGCCGTCTCTCGAGCCGGACTGGACGCCCTCGCCATCAAGCCCGCCGAGTGTGACGTGTCGACCGCAGCGACCGTCCCCGTCGACACCGTCGCCGTCGACTACGAGGGACGCGACCACCTCCCGGACGCCGAGACGCTGGCCGCGCTGGCGGCCGAAACGGAGGTCCGACTCACGACGCCCGTCCGCGCCGACGGCTTCGACCCGCTCGGCGACGACTCGCTGCTCGCCGACCTCCCCGCGGCGGTCGGACGCGTTCTCGTCGCCGGACACCCCGCGTATCTCACCGAGGAGGAGCGGACCCGCGCCGTCGCCCCCCGTCTGGGTGCGGCCCTCGAGTCCGCGCCGGACGCCTGGGTCGGCACCGAGAGCGTCGAGCGCGTCGCGATGGCGACGGGCGCAGCCCAGTACGACCTGCTCTCGCGGACGACGCTCCGCGAGTTGCGGGCGCTGCGCGCCGCGGGCTTCGACGGCGAGATCGCCGTCTACGCGCCGACCGTGCTCACCGACGACGACGACCTGGTTCTCGAGGCGGTCGGCGCCTACGTCGCCCGACGCCGCCCGGTCGCGAGCGCGCTCCCCGAGGGAGCGAAGACGGACGCGAGCGCGACCGGCCGCGCCCGCGAGGTGCTGCTCGCCGCCGCCCGCGACTACGCGCTGGTCGGCTCCGAGACCGCGGTTCGGAGCCAGGCCGACGCGCTCCGGGAGGCCGGCGCGACCACGGTCGTCGGCTACCCCGCGGCCGGCCTCGAGTCGCTACTGGAGTGA
- a CDS encoding Hsp20/alpha crystallin family protein: MSLKDFTNSVGNTLYRQVGRASSQFQRQRSLPVDILENDEAYLVVFDAPGVDTEDVQVRYLEGTVKIRLDRFREFHDGYEMRFPGRSMSLEGEAELPDDALVDADAGTARLGEHGSLRIEIPKAEAAETTDAERIALEE, translated from the coding sequence ATGAGCCTCAAAGACTTCACCAACTCCGTCGGCAACACGCTCTATCGACAGGTCGGACGCGCGAGCAGTCAGTTCCAGCGCCAGCGGTCGCTTCCGGTCGACATCCTCGAGAACGACGAGGCCTACCTGGTCGTCTTCGACGCGCCGGGCGTCGACACCGAGGACGTCCAGGTCCGCTACCTCGAGGGCACCGTCAAGATCCGCCTCGACCGGTTCCGCGAGTTCCACGACGGGTACGAGATGCGGTTTCCCGGCCGGTCGATGTCGCTCGAGGGTGAGGCCGAGCTTCCGGACGACGCGCTCGTCGACGCCGACGCCGGAACCGCCCGCCTGGGCGAACACGGCTCGCTCCGGATCGAGATTCCGAAAGCGGAGGCGGCGGAGACGACCGACGCCGAGCGAATCGCGCTCGAGGAGTAA
- a CDS encoding DUF7559 family protein, with protein sequence MPPTEEVKCTDDDCFLDMFENHYTYDVPDDHGVSDLSCPVCGGTDCLEPIEL encoded by the coding sequence ATGCCACCGACGGAGGAGGTCAAGTGTACGGACGACGACTGCTTTCTCGATATGTTCGAGAATCACTACACCTACGACGTCCCCGACGACCACGGCGTCTCGGATCTCTCGTGTCCGGTCTGTGGCGGCACCGACTGCCTCGAGCCGATCGAACTCTGA
- a CDS encoding methyltransferase domain-containing protein, with protein sequence MKGQEWYQADDVAEEYDEKRFSRGGQLIDRREKAAVLDAIMPLEDKKVLEIACGTGRFTVMLAARGANVVGLDISAAMLQQGRTKARAAGVSENLEFLRGDAGRLPFPDDHFDTVVAMRFFHLADDPEAFLSEMRRVSKHQIVFDTFNRFSARSVYNWALPMGSRLYSKSEVSVLLAKTDLTLTDVEDDFIVPYGAYRSIPNVLASPIRTLDRAVGKFPASDHLASVSYWNARVR encoded by the coding sequence GTGAAAGGACAGGAGTGGTACCAGGCCGACGACGTCGCCGAGGAGTACGACGAAAAGCGGTTCTCTCGAGGCGGGCAGCTGATCGACCGGCGGGAGAAGGCGGCGGTGCTCGACGCGATCATGCCCCTCGAGGACAAGAAGGTACTCGAAATCGCCTGCGGTACCGGGCGGTTTACGGTGATGCTCGCAGCGCGCGGTGCGAACGTCGTCGGACTCGACATTTCGGCCGCAATGTTACAGCAGGGGCGGACGAAGGCGCGGGCCGCGGGGGTTTCGGAGAACCTCGAGTTCCTCCGGGGTGACGCCGGACGACTTCCGTTCCCCGACGATCACTTCGATACCGTCGTCGCGATGCGGTTTTTCCACCTCGCGGACGACCCCGAGGCGTTCCTGAGCGAGATGCGACGCGTCTCGAAGCACCAGATCGTCTTCGACACGTTCAACCGGTTCTCGGCGCGGAGCGTCTACAACTGGGCGCTGCCGATGGGCTCGCGGCTCTACTCCAAGAGCGAGGTGAGCGTGCTGCTGGCGAAGACCGATCTGACGCTCACCGACGTCGAGGATGATTTCATCGTTCCCTACGGCGCGTACCGATCGATTCCGAACGTGCTCGCGTCGCCGATCCGGACGCTCGACCGTGCGGTCGGGAAGTTCCCGGCCTCGGACCACCTCGCGTCGGTCTCCTACTGGAACGCTCGCGTTCGGTAA
- a CDS encoding amidohydrolase family protein has product MLELEHGFRVVDVHASLSPDEQGRTRGRAVSPDRLEREMHQAGVVKAVVFPEATPETSYVAANNGVARLSVDRPFVPFARINGFRSSRVGPRSRFRDAVRRRDAHHTTPRDVERYGYDDRFQGFVLDPTVDGLPEEAVLERLEDVDLPLLVRGGVDAPPARLAETLLGRSFPVVVAHFGGFPLDRSLMNEMVDLLDEYDCYLDTSFVRYRGVLERALLEHPDRVFFGSGAPACHPDVAVMEVLTLDVSEDKLWRAFSKNACRVIGALGPDA; this is encoded by the coding sequence ATGCTCGAGCTGGAACACGGGTTTCGCGTCGTCGACGTCCACGCCAGCCTCTCACCGGACGAACAGGGGCGCACCCGTGGACGGGCCGTCTCGCCCGACAGGCTCGAGCGCGAGATGCACCAGGCCGGCGTCGTCAAGGCCGTCGTCTTCCCGGAGGCGACGCCGGAGACCAGTTACGTCGCGGCGAACAACGGGGTCGCTCGCCTGAGCGTCGACCGCCCGTTCGTCCCGTTCGCGCGCATCAACGGCTTCCGGTCGTCGCGAGTGGGGCCGCGGAGCCGGTTCCGGGACGCCGTCCGACGGCGGGACGCCCACCACACGACGCCGCGCGACGTCGAGCGATACGGCTACGACGACCGCTTCCAGGGGTTCGTGCTCGATCCGACCGTCGACGGCCTGCCCGAGGAGGCCGTCCTCGAGCGCCTCGAGGACGTCGACCTGCCGCTGCTCGTTCGCGGCGGCGTCGACGCCCCGCCGGCCCGCCTCGCCGAGACGCTGCTCGGTCGCTCGTTTCCCGTCGTCGTCGCCCACTTCGGCGGCTTCCCCCTCGACCGGTCGCTGATGAACGAGATGGTCGACCTGCTCGACGAGTACGACTGTTACCTCGATACGAGCTTCGTCCGGTACCGGGGGGTGCTCGAACGGGCGCTGCTCGAGCACCCCGATCGGGTCTTCTTCGGCAGCGGCGCGCCGGCGTGTCACCCCGACGTGGCGGTGATGGAGGTGCTCACGCTCGACGTCTCGGAGGACAAGCTCTGGCGAGCGTTCTCGAAAAACGCGTGTCGGGTGATCGGCGCGCTCGGCCCCGACGCCTGA
- a CDS encoding TRAM domain-containing protein → MEISEKLLCLFSTDVSEEDDRYVIEIPRQEVETGDIDPGEVYRVALISRESDAGATAEGGANSSADAASGSRQRSSAPSEPQPPVDVGETRYVEIEDIGKQGDGIARVERGYVIIVPGAEVGDRVKVEISEVKSNFAVGEIIEETF, encoded by the coding sequence GTGGAAATATCTGAAAAACTCCTGTGTCTGTTCAGCACGGACGTTTCGGAAGAAGACGACCGATACGTTATCGAAATTCCCCGACAAGAGGTCGAAACGGGTGACATCGACCCCGGCGAGGTCTACCGTGTGGCACTGATCTCTCGCGAGAGCGACGCGGGCGCGACCGCCGAAGGTGGGGCGAACTCGAGCGCCGACGCCGCCTCGGGGAGCCGACAGCGCTCGAGCGCGCCGTCGGAGCCCCAGCCGCCGGTCGACGTCGGCGAAACGCGCTACGTCGAGATCGAGGACATCGGCAAGCAGGGCGACGGCATCGCGCGCGTCGAGCGCGGCTACGTCATCATCGTCCCCGGCGCGGAGGTCGGCGACCGGGTCAAAGTCGAGATCAGCGAGGTCAAGTCGAACTTCGCCGTCGGCGAGATCATCGAAGAGACCTTCTAG